From a single Rutidosis leptorrhynchoides isolate AG116_Rl617_1_P2 chromosome 5, CSIRO_AGI_Rlap_v1, whole genome shotgun sequence genomic region:
- the LOC139849927 gene encoding F-box protein At1g67340-like, with product MRTRRGHSYPVAGSPINTCRKRSKLSPSHYDPFDNVPDDIVLLILSKLSSTADCPTDFVTTLLTCKRFNGLGLNAVVLSKASAETFAVKPNKWSPPAHRFLQRCSDAGNAEASYILGMIQFYCFQNRRNGASLMAKAAIRSHAAALYSLAIIQFNGSGGSKNVKDLIGGVTLCARAASLGHIDALRELGHCLKDGYGIGKNVNEGKRFLIEANARELTAICSKTLRSVIGSPLLVSDFGFVLPAPKSHPANRFLAGWFTNRKLDPSLRICRYDGCGRPETRLNEFRRCSVCGVMNYCSRGCQARDWTMGHSKNCRPLVRVVNVNGVDR from the exons ATGAGAACACGCCGTGGCCATTCTTATCCAGTCGCCGGATCTCCGATTAACACCTGCCGGAAAAGGTCCAAGCTCTCACCATCTCACTACGATCCCTTCGATAATGTCCCAGACGACATCGTTCTGTTAATCCTCTCTAAACTCAGCTCCACTGCCGACTGTCCCACCGATTTCGTCACTACTTTATTAAC ATGCAAGAGATTTAACGGTTTAGGACTTAACGCCGTTGTCTTATCAAAAGCTTCAGCTGAAACGTTTGCCGTTAAACCCAACAAGTGGTCCCCACCTGCTCACCGTTTTCTTCAACGGTGCTCGGATGCCGGTAATGCTGAAGCTTCTTACATTCTCGGCATG ATTCAGTTTTATTGTTTCCAAAACAGAAGAAACGGTGCATCACTAATGGCAAAAGCCGCGATTAGATCTCACGCGGCAGCGTTATATTCACTCGCGATAATTCAATTCAACGGCAGCGGCGGTTCAAAAAACGTAAAAGATTTAATCGGTGGAGTCACGCTCTGCGCACGTGCAGCATCTCTTGGCCACATTGACGCTCTCCGTGAACTCGGTCATTGTCTCAAAGATGGCTACGGCATCGGAAAAAATGTGAATGAAGGCAAACGATTTTTAATCGAAGCAAATGCACGTGAGCTAACGGCGATTTGTTCGAAAACGTTAAGGTCCGTTATCGGATCTCCGTTACTCGTAAGCGATTTCGGATTCGTTTTACCGGCTCCGAAATCTCATCCGGCGAACCGGTTTCTCGCCGGTTGGTTCACGAACCGGAAACTGGATCCGTCATTACGGATTTGTCGTTACGATGGATGTGGCCGGCCGGAGACGAGGTTGAATGAGTTCCGGCGGTGTTCAGTTTGTGGTGTGATGAACTACTGCTCACGTGGTTGTCAGGCACGTGACTGGACGATGGGTCATAGTAAGAATTGTAGGCCTTTGGTTAGGGTTGTGAATGTTAACGGCGTTGATAGATGA